One window of the Entelurus aequoreus isolate RoL-2023_Sb linkage group LG18, RoL_Eaeq_v1.1, whole genome shotgun sequence genome contains the following:
- the LOC133633774 gene encoding tRNA (guanine(26)-N(2))-dimethyltransferase-like, producing MLARAARLLPIIISSRRRPSLARLAARQWRAASVSTGPRSMEPPDKGIQDPEVLVAKSTPDSSSPGAPPGTQESSSPVGLLPGETVVSEGKAAILFPSANEVFYNPVQEFNRDLTCAVITEFARDVLAQRGVKVHLPGEKERVLVSLSDDANEAEEQSEKKNGEEMITATPGEKCERGLRVLEGLAASGLRSVRFALEVPGLRSVTANDFSKKAAALIARNAEYNKVSELLQASCKDASLLMYEMRGKKDGYDVIDLDPYGSPASFLDAAVQAVNEGGLLCITCTDMAVLAGSSGETCYSKYGSVSIKAKYCHEQALRIILHSLDQRANVYQRYIQPLLSVSVDFYIRVFVRVFTGQATVKNSASKQALVYNCVGCGSFHLQRMGRRTSHGKQMKYSAANGPPVGPSCEHCGQRHQLGGPIWAEPIHDQAFVQKVLTAVSGNPCRFGTSKRIEGMLSMVTEELQDVPLYYTVDSLSSTIHCNTPPLLKFRSALLHAGHKVSLSHACKNAIKTDAPPAAIWDIMRCWEKTNPVKREKLSGMSPAFKILATEPTFEACFTVRDDANPQSRQRHLTRFQENPQAFWGPKARAKAGGGIANDLQQKQIRNQNKRKNQITDSSQLGNVPCKRFKQGTCTHGDKCSYLHDAEHTTQEKME from the exons ATGCTGGCAAGGGCTGCCCGGCTGTTACCGATCATCATCTCCTCACGTCGACGTCCATCTCTCGCCAGACTCGCAGCACGTCAGTGGCGTGCAGCCTCCGTCAGCACAGGGCCGAGATCCATGGAGCCCCCAGACAAGGGCATCCAGGACCCGGAGGTTCTCGTCGCCAAGTCAACGCCTGACTCGTCTTCTCCTGGGGCGCCGCCCGGGACGCAGGAGTCGTCGTCTCCGGTGGGGCTCCTACCCGGCGAGACGGTGGTGAGCGAGGGCAAGGCGGCCATCTTGTTTCCCAGTGCCAACGAGGTGTTCTACAACCCCGTCCAGGAGTTTAATAGAGATTTAAC AtgtgccgtgatcacagagtTCGCCAGAGATGTGCTGGCTCAGCGCGGCGTCAAAGTGCATCTGCCCGGCGAGAAGGAGCGCGTGCTGGTGTCGCTGTCGGACGACGCAAACGAGGCGGAAGAGCAGAGCGAGAAGAAGAACGGAGAAGAAATGATCACGGCGACACCCGGGGAGAAATGCGAG CGAGGGCTTCGTGTGTTGGAGGGCTTGGCGGCGTCCGGTCTGCGTTCGGTACGCTTCGCCCTGGAAGTGCCGGGCCTTCGAAGCGTCACCGCTAACGACTTCTCTAAAAAAGCTGCTGCCCTGATCGCCAGGAACGCTGAGTACAACAAAGTCAGCGAGCTCCTTCAAGCGAGCTGCAAGGACGCCAG CCTGCTCATGTACGAGATGCGAGGCAAGAAGGATGGCTATGATGTCATCGATCTGGATCCCTACGGTAGCCCCGCCTCCTTTCTGGATGCCGCTGTGCAGGCAGTCAATGAGGGCG GCCTTCTGTGTATCACGTGCACCGACATGGCGGTGTTGGCGGGGAGCAGCGGCGAGACCTGCTACAGCAAATATGGCTCCGTGTCCATCAAAGCCAAATACTGTCACGAGCAG GCTCTCCGCATCATCCTGCACAGTTTGGACCAGCGGGCCAACGTGTACCAGCGATACATTCAGCCCCTGCTGTCCGTCAGCGTGGACTTCTACATCCGTGTCTTTGTGCGCGTCTTCACAGGACAAGCCACCGTCAAAAACTCAGCCAG CAAACAGGCTCTGGTCTACAACTGTGTCGGCTGCGGTTCTTTCCACTTGCAAAGGATGGGTAGAAGAACCAGCCACGGAAAACA AATGAAATATTCTGCTGCAAATGGGCCGCCTGTGGGACCATCATGTGAACACTGTGGGCAGAGACATCAG cTGGGGGGTCCAATCTGGGCGGAACCTATTCACGACCAGGCCTTTGTCCAGAAGGTGTTGACAGCAGTGTCAGGAAACCCGTGTCGTTTTGGCACGTCCAAGCGCATTGAGGGGATGCTGAGCATGGTGACCGAG GAGCTGCAGGACGTGCCGCTTTATTACACCGTGGACAGTTTGAGCAGCACCATACACTGCAATACACCACCTCTGCTCAAGTTTAG atctGCTCTCCTGCACGCAGGCCACAAAGTTTCTCTCTCTCACGCCTGTAAAAACGCCATCAAGACGGATGCTCCGCCCGCCGCCATCTGGGACATCATGCGCTGCTGG GAGAAAACCAACCCGGTGAAACGGGAGAAACTATCGGGGATGAGCCCCGCCTTCAAGATCCTCGCCACCGAGCCCAC CTTCGAGGCGTGTTTCACCGTGCGCGACGACGCCAACCCCCAGTCTCGCCAGCGCCACCTGACTCGGTTCCAGGAGAACCCCCAAGCCTTCTGGGGACCCAAAGCCAGAGCGAAGGCCGG TGGTGGCATCGCTAACGACCTGCAGCAAAAGCAGATTAGAAACCAGAACAAGAGGAAGAACCAGATCACGGATTCTTCTCAGCTGGGGAACGTTCCCTGCAAGAGGTTCAAACAG GGCACGTGCACACACGGCGATAAATGTTCCTACTTGCACGACGCCGAGCACACAACCCAAGAAAAAATGGaataa